Proteins encoded together in one Centropristis striata isolate RG_2023a ecotype Rhode Island chromosome 6, C.striata_1.0, whole genome shotgun sequence window:
- the LOC131973309 gene encoding troponin I, fast skeletal muscle-like: MSEKKMTSSRRHHLKSVMLSIAATMIEQEKKDIIAAKAAYMAEHCAKPSVSGDQSALMDFCKKLHGLIDKVDEERYDMEAKVVKADKEIEDLRIKVVDLAGVKKPALKKVRMSADAMLKALLGSKHTVNMDLRANLKQVKKEVKEEPGEAVGDWRKNIEDKADRKKMFETS; the protein is encoded by the exons AGTGTGATGCTCTCAATCGCGGCGACCATGATTGAGCAGGAGAAGAAGGACATCATAGCCGCCAAGGCGGCCTACATGGCTGAGCACTGTGCCAAACCCAGCGTGAGCGGAGACCAGAGCGCCCTCATG GATTTCTGCAAAAAGCTGCACGGCCTCATCGACAAAGTGGATGAAGAGAGGTACGACATGGAGGCGAAAGTGGTCAAAGCTGATAAAGAG ATTGAAGACCTAAGGATCAAAGTGGTTGACCTGGCCGGCGTGAAGAAACCCGCTCTGAAGAAAGTGCGTATGTCCGCCGACGCCatgctgaaggctctgctgGGCTCCAAACATACAGTCAACATGGACCTGAGGGCCAACCTGAAGCAGGTCAAGAAGGAGGTCAAAGAGGAG CCTGGGGAGGCGGTGGGCGACTGGCGTAAGAACATTGAGGACAAAGCTGACAGGAAGAAGATGTTCGAGACTTCCTAA